Part of the Oligoflexus sp. genome is shown below.
AATCACCAGACCTTCACGCGCCACCAGATCGGCGGCAGCGCTGTGTTCGGTCATATAACGCGGTGTGCATTCTTCATGAAAGCGAAACTGGAACATGACTCACCCTTAAACGGTGGGACGTTTGCCCAATGCATCCTTGCGACTCAGCTTGATTTTGCCTTGGCGATCGACGTCGATCACTTTCACCAAAACCTGCTCGCCTTCGTTCACGATATCGGTCACGCGATCGACTTTACGGTTCTCAAGCTGCGAGATGTGCAGAAGACCTTCCAGGCCTGGGCGCAGCTCGACGAATGCTCCGAAGTCGACGACTTTTTTGATCGTACCGAGGTAGATCGCGCCCACTTCAGGATCGGCGGTGATGGCGCGAATGGCTTGTTTCGCGCGTTCAGCCGATGCTCCGTCCGGAGCCATGATGTTGACGATACCGTTGTCGCTGATATCGATCTTGACCTGCAGGTCCGCCACCAGTTTCTTGATGGTTTTGCCGCCGGGACCGATAAGGTCGCGGATCTTGTCTTCCTTGATTTTGATTTCAAAGATCTGCGGTGCCCACTGGCTCAGTTCCGCAGGCTCGTTGATCGTCGCCACCAGTTTTTTCAGGATGAACTGACGACCTTCTTTCGCCTGGGCCAGAGCTTCGGCGAGGATCTTCTTATTCAGACCCGAGATCTTGATATCCATCTGGAGAGCGGTGATACCTTCCTGGCCGCCAGTGACTTTAAAGTCCATGTCGCCGAGGTGATCTTCATCGCCGAGGATATCGGAAAGGACAGCGTACTTGTCACCTTCCATCACGAGGCCCATGGCAATACCGGCCACAGGTTGCTTGATGGGCACACCGGCGTCGAGCAAAGCCATGGTGCCTGCGCACACAGTGGCCATCGACGACGAACCGTTGGATTCCAGAACTTCGGAAACCAGACGGATGGTGTAGTTGAACTTGTTGGTTTCGGGCAGGACCGCTTCCAAAGCTTTATAAGCCAAGGCACCGTGACCCACTTCGCGACGACCAGGAGCACGCATAGGTTTCGCTTCACCGACCGAGAAGGGCGGGAAGTTATAGTGAAGCATGAAAGCTTTTTTGAAGTTGGCTTGCAGGATGGAATCCATCCGCTGCTCATCATCCGCCGAACCCAGAGTGACAGTGGCCAAAGCCTGAGTTTCACCGCGGGTGAAGAGAGCCGAACCGTGCGTTCTTTTCAGAACTTTGGTTTCGCAGGTGATCTGACGAATATCCGT
Proteins encoded:
- a CDS encoding polyribonucleotide nucleotidyltransferase, yielding MKEAKVGDKTICFEFQKFAKQANGSVMVSCGDTQVLVTVCASEAPKEGQDFFPLSVDYIEKFYAAGRIPGGFVKRETKPSEAEVLTARVIDRPLRPSFPEEFLCETQVVCTVMSVDPLHHPAPLAMVGASTALMISDIPFNGPVASIRVGKKDGQLVLDPVLGEEGDLDLTLAANPDAVLMVEAAANFLSEDEMIEAITFAHDAMRPLFEMQKEVQKEIGKPKRTLTGNTLADTVYPEVQHLEGHAREALQIREKQARVKGLKALKDKIVTELNPDGDSARGKALAAAYEKLIYVSMRNMILDDRKRIDGRSFTDIRQITCETKVLKRTHGSALFTRGETQALATVTLGSADDEQRMDSILQANFKKAFMLHYNFPPFSVGEAKPMRAPGRREVGHGALAYKALEAVLPETNKFNYTIRLVSEVLESNGSSSMATVCAGTMALLDAGVPIKQPVAGIAMGLVMEGDKYAVLSDILGDEDHLGDMDFKVTGGQEGITALQMDIKISGLNKKILAEALAQAKEGRQFILKKLVATINEPAELSQWAPQIFEIKIKEDKIRDLIGPGGKTIKKLVADLQVKIDISDNGIVNIMAPDGASAERAKQAIRAITADPEVGAIYLGTIKKVVDFGAFVELRPGLEGLLHISQLENRKVDRVTDIVNEGEQVLVKVIDVDRQGKIKLSRKDALGKRPTV